Sequence from the Prunus persica cultivar Lovell chromosome G5, Prunus_persica_NCBIv2, whole genome shotgun sequence genome:
CCTTGCCCTGGACTTGCTCTAAGACAGAAGAATTAGCATGTCCTTATTATGTAAACTTCATTAATAAATTTCTACTTTGTACTTGTGGAGGCCCATAGGAATTTATGAATTAGGATTGAGAAACAAAGGTTCAAGGGATTGTTCCAGCTAATCTTTaccataataataataataataattgttcAGGCCGGCAGCTAATAATTAAGTTGgcatttttttaagtttttttttgtccggccaataatattattttgggcCCAAAATGAAGTAAAGGACTAAATGTAAATACAGAATTGGAATGTGCTTTTGGGCCTTTTAAGTGGCATAGGTGGATCATAATATTGAAGTAGCCCAAACTGTTGATTTTGGGCGAGTGAACCGGTTCCGAAACCATGGCCGATCCTCTCAGTCTTCTTTGCTTTAGCAACTTATGCTTTGCTTGCTTGGTGATTAAGCCTAACTAAGGCAAAGCGGCAGCCAGAGCAGCATCATTCAGATTCAGAAGAAGTAGCAAGTAATTAAGTAAGCTTCAGCCTCACAAACAAATATCAAAGCGAAGCAATCGAATttgacaaagagagagagagaaacagtgAGAGATCGCGAAATGGCGTTGCAGTGGATGATACTGACGTACGTGGTGGCAGCAGAGGCAGCCTTGGCCTTCCTCTTAACCCTTCCCGCGCCCAAGCTCTTGAAGAATCAATTCGTGTCGTTGGTCTCTCTCATCCTCCAACCTGCCCTCTTTATCGTTCCATTCGCCGGCTTTCAGCTCCTtggtttgtttcttcttcttatttgattttattttattttattcctagGGCATACCATACCATAGCAACAATCTAGCATCGGATTTTCCATTTGATCTTTTTTACCTGTTTGGGTAATGGATTACCAATTGATCTTTGACTTGCCTCTTTCttactttctcttttcttttaaattctgTGTAGATATATATTGGAAGAATGAGCACCGCCTGTCCTGCACCTCTGAGATCTGCACCGCTGCTGAGCGTGACCGCTATGAGAAATCCGTCAGTTTCTAACtactactctctctctctctctctcgttttaatttcttatgtgATTCTAATCTTTAATCAAGTTGATGATGCCTGCAACTCTTCAGCATGCTAAAATGAATTTATCAAAAATGAAATCAtataacaaaaggaaaattacaTTTTGAGCAACAACTGATGTCTCCAAT
This genomic interval carries:
- the LOC18775812 gene encoding uncharacterized protein LOC18775812, with the protein product MALQWMILTYVVAAEAALAFLLTLPAPKLLKNQFVSLVSLILQPALFIVPFAGFQLLDIYWKNEHRLSCTSEICTAAERDRYEKSIYKAQRNVILCASACLLYWCLVRICKYYKDIQNLEEVEKRCKEE